Proteins from a genomic interval of Apteryx mantelli isolate bAptMan1 chromosome 5, bAptMan1.hap1, whole genome shotgun sequence:
- the ADAMTS3 gene encoding A disintegrin and metalloproteinase with thrombospondin motifs 3 isoform X2, with protein sequence MAGMIRTDKDEYFIEPLERGKQMDEEKGRIHMVYRRSAAVQHPTDMLPDVHTEESLLGGLEDLSSLYSSVEQQLNETLRRRRHAGDDDYNIEVLLGVDDSVVRFHGKEHVQNYLLTLMNIVNEIYHDESLGVHINVVLVRMIMLGYAKSISLIERGNPSRSLENVCRWAYQQQKSDPNHSEHHDHAIFLTRQDFGPAGMQGYAPVTGMCHPVRSCTLNHEDGFSSAFVVAHETGHVLGMEHDGQGNRCGDETAMGSVMAPLVQAAFHRYHWSRCSGQELKRYIHSYDCLLDDPFEHDWPKLPELPGINYSMDEQCRFDFGVGYKMCTAFRTFDPCKQLWCSHPDNPYFCKTKKGPPLDGTECAPGKWCYKGHCMWKNVNQLKQDGNWGPWTKFGSCSRSCGTGVRFRTRQCNNPMPINGGEDCAGVNFEFQLCNTEECPKHFEDFRAQQCQQRNSHFEYQNSKHHWLPYEHPDSNKRCHLYCQSKETGDVAYMKQLAHDGTRCSYKDAYSICVRGECVKVGCDKEIGSNKVEDKCGVCGGDNSHCRTVKGTFTRTPKKLGYLKMFDIPPGARHVFIQEDEASPHFLAIKNQATGHYILNGKGEEARSRSFIDLGVEWEYNIEDDIETLHTDGPLHDAVVVLIIPRENDTRSSLTYKYIIHEDSVPTINSNNVLQEEIDTFEWALKSWSQCSKPCGGGFQYTKYGCRRKSDNKMVHRSFCEASKKPKPIRRMCNLQECTQPLWVADEWEYCTKTCGNSGYQIRTVRCIQPLHNGANRSVHFKYCSGDRPESRRPCNRVPCPAQWKAGPWSECSVTCGEGTETRQIICRAGDQCDGEKPESVRVCKLPPCNDEPCMGDKSIFCQMEVLARYCSIPGYNKLCCESCSKRSSTLPPPFLTEAAETEDQVLFDRSHLPRAVVMPTSLAPHYAEFLPGRSSLGRLSFAEEEAGTHVSLSNTKPKGAEFPQWRAPPASKTSRLFVLPHQPPANSSSLSPHNAQALAAALPVVLTNNTAAGALYPSRTSRKSEKHVDKRWPSRSSTVER encoded by the exons AGTCTCTTCTTGGGGGCCTTGAAGACCTGAGTTCTCTCTACAGCAGTGTAGAGCAGCAACTGAACGAAACCctgaggcggcgcaggcacgcggGAGATGATGACTACAACATTGAGGTGCTGCTAGGTGTGGATGACTCTGTCGTCCGATTCCACGGCAAAGAACATGTTCAAAACtacctcctcaccctcatgaaCATA GTGAATGAAATTTACCATGATGAATCCCTGGGTGTTCACATAAATGTCGTGTTGGTCCGAATGATCATGTTAGGGTATGCAAAG TCCATTAGCTTGATTGAAAGGGGGAATCCCTCAAGAAGCCTGGAGAATGTTTGCCGCtgggcctatcagcagcagaagTCGGATCCCAATCACTCTGAGCATCACGATCACGCCATCTTCTTAACCAGGCAAGATTTTGGGCCTGCTGGTATGCAAG GGTATGCTCCTGTCACTGGCATGTGTCACCCAGTCCGAAGCTGTACACTCAACCATGAGGATGGGTTTTCATCAGCTTTTGTAGTTGCTCATGAAACTGGCCATGT gttgggAATGGAGCACGATGGGCAAGGGAACAGATGTGGTGATGAGACAGCAATGGGGAGTGTTATGGCTCCCTTGGTGCAGGCTGCCTTTCATCGTTACCACTGGTCCAGGTGCAGCGGCCAAGAACTCAAAAGATACATACA CTCTTATGACTGTCTTCTTGACGACCCTTTTGAACACGATTGGCCTAAGCTTCCTGAACTGCCAGGCATCAACTATTCCATGGATGAACAGTGCCGCTTTGATTTTGGTGTTGGCTATAAGATGTGCACAGCG TTCCGAACCTTTGACCCATGCAAGCAATTGTGGTGTAGCCATCCAGATAACCCGTATTTCTGTAAGACTAAGAAAGGACCTCCACTTGATGGGACAGAGTGTGCCCCTGGAAAA TGGTGTTATAAAGGCCACTGCATGTGGAAGAACGTTAACCAGCTGAAACAGGATGGCAACTGGGGACCCTGGACAAAATTTGGCTCCTGCTCACGATCCTGTGGAACTGGAGTTCGCTTCCGAACACGCCAGTGCAACAATCCAAT GCCAATTAATGGAGGTGAAGACTGTGCTGGGGTCAATTTTGAGTTTCAACTTTGCAATACAGAAGAGTGTCCAAAGCACTTTGAGGACTTCAGAGCACAACAGTGTCAGCAGCGCAATTCTCACTTTGAGTATCAGAACAGCAAACACCACTGGCTGCCATATGAACACCCTGACT CTAATAAGAGATGTCACCTGTACTGCCAATCCAAAGAAACAGGAGATGTTGCTTACATGAAACAGCTGGCACATGATGGGACTCGCTGTTCCTATAAAGATGCATACAGCATTTGTGTTCGTGGAGAATGTGTG AAAGTGGGTTGTGACAAGGAGATTGGTTCCAATAAGGTTGAAGATAAATGTGGTGTCTGTGGTGGTGATAACTCTCATTGCCGAACTGTAAAGGGAACCTTTACCCGGACTCCCAAAAAGCTTG GGTACCTTAAGATGTTTGATATCCCTCCTGGTGCTCGACATGTGTTTATCCAAGAAGACGAGGCTTCTCCTCACTTTCTTG CAATTAAGAACCAGGCTACAGGACACTATATTCTGAATGGAAAAGGGGAGGAAGCCAGATCACGATCTTTCATCGACCTGGGCGTGGAGTGGGAATACAACATAGAAGATGACATAGAAACTCTCCACACTGATGGACCCTTGCATGACGCAGTAGTGGTGCTG ATCATTCCTCGGGAGAACGACACAAGATCTAGTCTGACTTACAAATACATCATTCATGAGGATTCAGTACCAACTATCAACAGCAACAACGTCCTACAGGAAGAAATAGATACTTTTGAGTGGGCGTTAAAGAGTTGGTCCCAGTGCTCCAAACCCTGTGGTGGAG gaTTCCAGTATACCAAATACGGGTGCCGCAGGAAAAGTGATAACAAAATGGTTCATCGCAGCTTCTGTGAAGCCAGCAAAAAGCCAAAGCCCATTCGTAGAATGTGCAATCTTCAGGAATGCACACAGCCTCT CTGGGTAGCAGATGAGTGGGAATACTGCACAAAAACCTGTGGGAACTCTGGCTACCAGATCCGCACTGTGCGTTGCATTCAACCCCTTCACAATGGTGCAAACCGCTCTGTCCATTTCAAGTACTGTAGTGGAGATCGCCCCGAGAGCCGCAGGCCGTGCAACCGAGTACCATGCCCTGCACAGTGGAAAGCTGGACCCTGGTCTGAG TGTTCTGTGACCTGTGGGGAAGGAACTGAGACCCGGCAGATCATATGCCGTGCTGGGGACCAGTGTGATGGAGAAAAGCCAGAATCAGTGAGGGTTTGTAAACTCCCTCCCTGTAATG ATGAGCCCTGTATGGGAGACAAATCTATCTTCTGTCAAATGGAAGTGCTTGCACGTTACTGTTCCATCCCTGGCTACAACAAGCTGTGCTGTGAGTCCTGCAGCAAACGCAGCAGCACCCTCCCACCGCCCTTCCTTACCGAAGCCGCTGAAACTGAAGACCAAGTGCTGTTTGATCGAAGCCATCTGCCTAGGGCTGTGGTGATGCCAACATCTTTAGCGCCCCACTATGCCGAGTTCCTGCCTGGGCGAAGTTCTCTGGGCAGGCTTTCCTTCGCAGAGGAGGAGGCAGGTACGCATGTCTCCCTGTCAAACACTAAGCCCAAGGGTGCTGAGTTTCCGCAATggagagctcctccagcaagcaAGACTTCTAGGCTGTTTGTATTGCCTCACCAGCCACCTGCCAACAGCAGCAGTCTCAGTCCTCATAATGCCCAGGCTTTGGCAGCAGCTCTTCCTGTGGTGCTGACTAATAACACTGCAGCAGGTGCTCTTTATCCATCGAGAACCTCAAGGAAGAGCGAGAAGCATGTAGACAAGAGATGGCCTTCAAGGTCTTCCACCGTGGAAAGATGA